In Myxocyprinus asiaticus isolate MX2 ecotype Aquarium Trade chromosome 3, UBuf_Myxa_2, whole genome shotgun sequence, the following proteins share a genomic window:
- the LOC127422364 gene encoding uracil-DNA glycosylase-like yields MSKDQVSSENMQLSVEQLHQIEQNRRAALQRLAIRNVPVPVGESWRRQIGTEFTKPYFTKLMSFVTMERKCFTVYPSPEQVFNWTTLCAIEEVKVVILGQDPYHHPGQAHGLAFSVLRPKSPPPSLENIFIELKEDIVGFQHPGHGDLTEWAKQGVLLLNSVLTVRAHQPTSHEGQGWELFTDAVVLWLSRNLTDLVFLLWGSYAQRKGKVIDRKRHHILKASHPSPYSAHLGFFGCRHFSKTNMLLKASGKKPVDWTAL; encoded by the exons ATGTCAAAAG ACCAAGTTAGTAGTGAGAACATGCAACTCAGTGTGGAGCAGCTGCACCAGATAGAGCAGAACAGGCGTGCTGCACTGCAAAGACTGGCCATCCGAAATGTACCTGTACCCGTTGGTGAAAGCTGGCGAAGACAAATTGGGACTGAATTTACAAAACCTTATTTTACAAAG CTTATGTCATTTGTTACAATGGAGAGGAAATGCTTTACTGTCTATCCCAGCCCTGAGCAGGTGTTTAATTGGACAACTTTGTGTGCGATTGAAGAA gTAAAAGTGGTCATTCTTGGGCAAGACCCTTATCACCATCCAGGTCAGGCTCATGGATTGGCCTTCAGTGTGCTGAGGCCAAAATCTCCTCCCCCAAG TTTGGAAAACATATTTATCGAGCTGAAAGAAGACATTGTTGGCTTCCAGCACCCAGGTCATGGAGACCTCACAGAATGGGCCAAACAGG GTGTTCTTCTGCTCAATTCTGTGTTGACAGTGAGGGCTCATCAGCCAACCTCCCATGAAGGTCAAGGCTGGGAGCTCTTCACAGATGCCGTGGTCCTTTGGCTCAGTCGCAACCTCACTGACCTGGTCTTTCTGCTCTGGGGCTCATATGCTCAGAGGAAAGGCAAAGTGATTGACAGA AAACGTCATCATATCCTTAAAGCTTCACATCCATCACCGTACTCAGCACACTTGGGCTTCTTTGGATGTAGGCACTTCTCCAAAACTAACATGTTACTCAAAGCATCAGGAAAGAAGCCAGTTGATTGGACAGCTCTCTAA
- the LOC127422227 gene encoding synaptic vesicle 2-related protein-like, producing the protein MNVLKRATQLGYKQWKDTDISFVTFQTDDQSILTVKEEQSGENEPNDQGVRNILEQVDLGDRKTRSSDISETFTVEEAVEVIGFGKFQWKLSVLTGVAWMADAMEMMLLSIAAPQLRCEWRLPSWKVAFITAVVFIGMMLSSSLWGNISDKYGRKVCLILCMVWTLYYGLLSAFAPVYGWILVLRGLVGFGLGGAPQSVTLYTEFLPVKSRGTSVILLGVFWALGAVFEVLLAMLIMPTLGWKWLLALSTIPLVVFAASCCWLPESPRFDVLRGREDKALKTLKNIAAANGNCVPKGRLVTIRQDDRGRIKDLFIPEYCKTTLLIWFIWFCNAFSYYGLVLLTTELFQAGSVCSVTDNSNMEPRCSLACKYLTIHDYKDLLWTTLAEFPGLLVSLWMIDRIGRRKSMALCFLVFSLCILPLYACTQRTVLTVFIFIARACISGGWQVAYVYTPEVFPTATRAIGIGTSSGMARVGALLTPFVAQVLLKSSVYLTLSVYFLCCLLGAAASWVLPMETMGQSLHESTHTTMEQENRKPQ; encoded by the exons ATGAATGTGTTGAAAAGAGCTACACAGTTGGGTTACAAACAGTGGAAAGATACAGATATCAG TTTTGTGACATTCCAGACAGATGATCAAAGCATCCTTACTGTTAAGGAAGAGCAGTCTGGGGAGAATGAGCCCAACGATCAAGGAGTTCGCAATATTCTGGAGCAAGTGGATTTGGGGGACAGAAAGACAAGAAGCTCTGATATCTCAG AAACCTTTACTGTGGAGGAAGCAGTTGAGGTTATTGGTTTTGGAAAGTTTCAATGGAAGCTGTCTGTGCTCACTGGAGTTGCATGG ATGGCCGATGCTATGGAAATGATGCTCCTTAGTATTGCAGCTCCCCAACTGCGTTGTGAATGGAGGCTCCCTAGCTGGAAAGTGGCATTCATTACAGCA GTAGTGTTCATTGGAATGATGCTCAGCTCATCCCTTTGGGGGAACATCTCAGACAAGTATGGCCGGAAAGTG TGTTTAATACTGTGCATGGTATGGACACTGTATTATGGGCTGCTCAGTGCTTTTGCGCCTGTTTATGGCTGGATCTTAGTCTTGCGAGGCCTCGTGGGATTTGGCCTGGGAGGAGCTCCTCAGTC AGTGACATTATATACTGAATTCCTTCCAGTGAAATCCAGAGGGACCTCTGTAATCCTGTTAGGG gtgttttgggccctgggtGCTGTGTTTGAAGTATTACTGGCTATGCTGATCATGCCCACATTAGGCTGGAAATGGCTGCTAGCTCTGTCCACCATACCTCTCGTTGTCTTTGCTGCCTCCTGCTGT TGGTTGCCAGAGAGTCCTAGATTTGATGTACTGAGAGGCAGAGAGGACAAGGCCCTGAAAACTCTGAAGAATATAGCTGCAGCCAATGGGAATTGTGTGCCTAAAGGTAGACTTGTCACCATAAGACAG gaTGATCGTGGCAGAATTAAAGATCTCTTTATTCCCGAATACTGCAAGACGACACTTCTGATCTGGTTTATCTG GTTCTGCAATGCTTTTTCATATTATGGTCTTGTGCTGCTAACCACGGAGCTATTCCAGGCAGGATCTGTGTGTAGTG TGACTGACAACTCAAATATGGAGCCTCGGTGCAGTTTAGCATGCAAATATCTGACTATTCATGATTACAAGGACCTTTTATGGACAACCTTAGCAGAATTTCCAG GTCTTCTGGTTTCACTGTGGATGATTGATCGGATTGGCCGGAGAAAAAGCATGGCACTTTGTTTTTTAGTATTCTCTCTGTGTATTTTGCCACTGTATGCCTGCACACAAAG GACTGTTCTCAcagtatttattttcattgccCGAGCCTGTATTTCAGGGGGTTGGCAGGTTGCATATGTTTATACACCTGAG GTTTTTCCTACAGCAACCAGGGCTATTGGAATTGGTACAAGCAGTGGGATGGCTCGTGTTGGAGCTCTCCTCACACCATTTGTTGCTCAG GTGCTTCTGAAATCATCAGTTTACCTGACTCTGTCTGTGTATTTCTTATGCTGCTTGCTGGGTGCAGCAGCATCCTGGGTTTTGCCCATGGAGACGATGGGGCAGAGCCTTCACGAATCAACTCATACCACCATGGAACAAGAAAACAGAAAACCACAGTAG